In a genomic window of Nodosilinea sp. E11:
- a CDS encoding metal-binding protein, whose amino-acid sequence MSSGRTHDRITLWALPLVVLAAFRVTLSGWLTVVVCLGFLLGGWMLGPDLDIHSVQYKRWGWLRWIWLPYRGSIRHRSRWSHGPIIGTVVRVLYLSLWLGLGGLLIVELLNGSQRTALSWGDLIDGLGWALITYWPWWLALVVGLELGALSHYVADWLSSALKRKRSKSKKTAKPKAKPKAKLKAKPKAQTKRRSPSQGKRR is encoded by the coding sequence ATGTCTTCAGGTCGTACCCACGATCGCATTACGCTCTGGGCCTTGCCACTCGTGGTTTTGGCCGCATTTCGTGTCACCCTCAGCGGCTGGCTGACGGTGGTGGTCTGTCTGGGCTTTTTGCTGGGCGGCTGGATGCTCGGCCCCGACCTCGATATTCACTCGGTGCAATACAAACGCTGGGGCTGGCTGCGGTGGATCTGGCTGCCCTACCGAGGCAGCATCCGCCACCGATCGCGGTGGTCTCACGGACCCATCATTGGCACGGTGGTGCGGGTGCTCTATCTGTCGCTATGGCTGGGGCTAGGCGGCCTGCTGATCGTCGAGCTGCTCAACGGGTCCCAGCGCACCGCCCTGAGCTGGGGCGATCTGATTGACGGGCTGGGCTGGGCCTTGATTACCTATTGGCCCTGGTGGCTGGCCCTGGTGGTGGGGCTAGAGCTCGGTGCCCTGAGCCACTACGTCGCCGACTGGCTGTCATCGGCGCTCAAGCGCAAACGAAGTAAATCGAAAAAAACGGCGAAGCCTAAGGCAAAACCCAAGGCGAAGCTTAAGGCGAAACCCAAGGCCCAGACCAAACGGCGATCGCCGAGCCAGGGAAAACGCCGTTAA
- a CDS encoding ABC transporter ATP-binding protein, translating into MVETHAIASTTAQGAPALDFRDIRLTYRGKGTSLTVIDHISFRVAQGEFVSLVGPSGCGKTTLLRMVSGLNPTEEGTVCFHGQPITGPLKNIGIAFQNPVLLPWRNTLNNVLLPLEVVQPHKRRFRQNKAKYIEAAEQLLATVGLSNFHHHYPWQLSGGMRQRASLCRALIHQPEILLLDEPFAALDAFTREEMWGLTQNLWQQTGCTALLVTHDLREALFLSDTIYVLGPRPSTLVYELSVNLPRPRTLDMCFTDEFHQMYTELRRHIQRS; encoded by the coding sequence ATGGTCGAAACCCATGCGATCGCATCTACCACGGCCCAGGGGGCTCCGGCCCTAGACTTCCGCGATATTCGCCTCACCTACCGTGGCAAGGGCACCTCGCTGACGGTGATCGATCACATCTCCTTTCGGGTGGCCCAGGGCGAGTTTGTCTCGCTGGTCGGCCCTAGCGGCTGCGGCAAAACCACCCTGTTGCGCATGGTGTCGGGCCTCAACCCCACCGAAGAAGGGACCGTTTGCTTTCACGGTCAGCCGATCACGGGGCCGCTCAAAAATATTGGCATTGCCTTTCAAAATCCGGTGCTGCTGCCCTGGCGCAACACTCTCAACAATGTGTTGTTGCCCCTAGAGGTGGTGCAACCCCACAAGCGCCGGTTTCGCCAAAACAAAGCCAAATACATTGAAGCCGCTGAGCAGTTGTTAGCCACGGTGGGGCTGAGCAACTTTCATCACCATTACCCCTGGCAACTGTCTGGCGGTATGCGGCAGCGGGCCTCCCTGTGCCGAGCCCTGATTCACCAGCCCGAAATTTTGCTGCTCGACGAACCCTTTGCCGCCCTCGACGCCTTCACCCGCGAAGAAATGTGGGGGCTGACCCAAAACCTCTGGCAGCAGACCGGCTGCACCGCCCTGCTGGTCACCCACGACCTGCGCGAGGCTCTATTTCTCTCCGATACGATCTACGTGCTTGGCCCCCGCCCCAGCACCCTGGTCTACGAGCTTTCGGTCAACCTGCCCCGGCCCCGCACCCTCGATATGTGCTTTACCGACGAGTTTCACCAGATGTACACCGAGCTGCGCCGCCACATTCAGCGAAGCTAG
- a CDS encoding ABC transporter permease — MNKFLKTKLAAYLLPSVALVLLLIIWEGVTRVLEVPTFILPAPSDIWLAAQAYGTTVWRNGLHTLNTTLIGFLMGLVLGVFLGFLIGYSRLAYIVLYPLLVGFNTIPKVALVPLLAIWFGIGAMPAIITAFTLAFFPIVVNVAAGLATVEPEMQDVLRSLGASPWEVFQKVGFPHSLPYLFASLKVAISQAFIGSVISETVASNRGIGYVIVTASSSFNVPLAFLAILALAAMGILLYGCFALIEQRTIHWAR, encoded by the coding sequence TTGAACAAATTCCTTAAAACAAAATTAGCGGCTTACCTTTTGCCCTCGGTGGCCTTGGTGCTACTGCTGATTATTTGGGAGGGCGTCACGCGGGTGCTAGAGGTGCCCACGTTTATTTTGCCGGCCCCTAGCGATATTTGGTTAGCCGCCCAAGCCTACGGCACTACCGTATGGCGCAACGGTTTGCATACCCTCAACACAACCCTGATTGGGTTTTTGATGGGGCTGGTACTAGGCGTATTTTTAGGATTTTTAATTGGCTATTCTCGCCTGGCCTACATTGTGTTGTATCCACTGCTGGTGGGGTTTAACACCATTCCTAAGGTGGCGCTGGTACCGCTGCTGGCGATCTGGTTTGGCATTGGGGCCATGCCGGCAATTATTACCGCCTTCACCCTGGCGTTTTTTCCAATTGTGGTCAATGTGGCGGCGGGGCTGGCCACGGTTGAACCCGAAATGCAGGACGTGCTGCGATCGCTGGGGGCATCGCCCTGGGAGGTGTTTCAAAAGGTGGGGTTTCCTCACTCGCTGCCCTACCTGTTTGCCTCGCTCAAGGTGGCGATTTCCCAGGCCTTTATTGGCTCCGTAATTTCAGAAACGGTGGCCTCAAACCGAGGCATTGGCTACGTGATCGTCACCGCTAGTTCTAGCTTTAACGTGCCCCTAGCATTTTTGGCCATTTTGGCGCTGGCGGCCATGGGCATTTTGCTCTACGGCTGTTTTGCTCTGATCGAGCAGCGCACCATTCACTGGGCGCGGTAG
- a CDS encoding ABC transporter substrate-binding protein codes for MMPIRSIAGSLLLAATLGLVACGGANDVATPEPTTAGETAAAPDAAELTPVKFTLSWLFQAVDAPLAIALENGYFAEAGLDVSFERGFGSADSITKIAAGQYDIGEGDMYSMIEFNEQNPNDQLVAVAIKFNRSPFAIVTKADSEFDTPADLAGANLAAPAGDGPRRLWPVLAQEVGADPDSVEWTNVEPQLRESLLAQGNADGISCFSISCLPVLHQKLGLPPEDLNVFYYNDYGLDLYGNALIVRRDFLEANPEVVQGFVTAYLRGLKEALADPEAALALVTEVADDELFDVAIESERINIALDRLYTSPEVDTMGIGGVDPVRLAATIDQVVEGFGLSSTPDVSDVFDDRALPPQDERML; via the coding sequence ATGATGCCGATTCGTTCCATCGCCGGTTCTTTACTGTTGGCCGCCACCCTGGGTTTAGTGGCCTGCGGTGGCGCTAACGACGTAGCCACCCCTGAACCTACCACCGCCGGAGAAACCGCTGCTGCCCCCGATGCCGCCGAGCTGACTCCGGTAAAATTTACCCTGTCCTGGCTGTTTCAGGCGGTTGATGCCCCGTTGGCCATTGCTCTAGAAAATGGCTATTTTGCTGAAGCAGGGCTAGATGTTAGCTTTGAACGCGGCTTTGGCTCGGCTGACTCAATCACTAAAATTGCTGCCGGGCAGTACGACATCGGCGAAGGCGACATGTACTCCATGATCGAGTTCAACGAGCAAAACCCCAACGATCAGCTCGTTGCAGTCGCGATCAAATTTAATCGATCGCCCTTTGCGATCGTCACCAAAGCCGACTCTGAGTTTGACACCCCCGCCGACCTAGCTGGGGCTAACCTGGCTGCCCCAGCTGGCGACGGCCCCCGCCGACTGTGGCCCGTACTAGCCCAAGAGGTGGGAGCCGACCCCGACAGCGTCGAGTGGACCAACGTAGAACCCCAGCTCAGGGAAAGTCTGCTGGCCCAGGGCAATGCCGACGGCATTTCTTGTTTTTCGATCTCTTGCCTACCGGTGCTGCACCAAAAGCTGGGCCTGCCCCCCGAAGATCTCAATGTGTTTTACTACAACGACTACGGGCTAGATCTGTATGGCAACGCCCTGATTGTGCGCCGAGACTTTTTAGAGGCTAACCCTGAGGTGGTGCAGGGCTTTGTGACGGCTTACCTTCGAGGGCTAAAAGAAGCTCTGGCCGACCCCGAGGCCGCGCTAGCGTTGGTGACTGAAGTGGCCGACGATGAGCTATTTGATGTAGCCATTGAGTCAGAGCGCATCAACATTGCCCTCGATCGCCTCTACACCAGCCCTGAAGTTGACACCATGGGCATTGGCGGCGTAGACCCGGTGCGCCTGGCCGCTACGATTGACCAGGTAGTAGAAGGGTTTGGCCTCAGTAGCACCCCCGATGTCAGCGATGTGTTTGACGATCGGGCCCTGCCCCCCCAAGACGAGCGCATGCTTTAG
- a CDS encoding glycosyltransferase family 4 protein, with the protein MRIAQVTPLWEQVPPLAYGGTELVVSLLTEELVQRGHQVTLFASGDSQTLAQLDPGCDRALRKLGIPLGDYGPYQQRQLSKVLGRAEEFDIIHSHMDVAAWPSTQANWPPVVHTLHGPFTADCEKALSQYRQQNLISVSKSQQRADLELNYVATVYNAIAIDEFEFYPQPQDPPYLAFLGRMSSEKGPHLAIEIAKRSGWPLKMAGKVDAEDQAFFDSQVAPHIDGQQIEFLGEVSQAEKKTLIGQATATLFPITWPEPFGLVMTESMVSGTPVVAMAIGSAPEVVADGKTGFLCQSVDDCIEAVAQIHRLSRQACRDHVALNFSVAKMVDGYEAVYRQLLRDRTKPSFGPQRRVVDLRPARPTLARIDA; encoded by the coding sequence ATGCGAATTGCACAAGTTACACCCCTATGGGAACAAGTTCCCCCGCTGGCCTATGGCGGTACGGAATTAGTCGTGAGTTTACTGACTGAGGAATTGGTGCAGCGAGGGCACCAAGTCACGCTATTTGCGTCGGGAGATTCGCAAACTTTGGCCCAGCTAGACCCTGGTTGCGATCGCGCTCTGCGTAAGCTAGGGATACCGCTTGGGGACTATGGGCCCTACCAGCAGCGGCAGCTAAGCAAAGTCTTGGGTCGGGCTGAGGAATTTGACATTATTCACTCCCATATGGACGTCGCTGCCTGGCCCTCGACCCAGGCCAATTGGCCGCCGGTTGTGCATACCCTCCATGGGCCATTTACTGCCGACTGTGAGAAAGCCTTGAGCCAGTACCGGCAACAAAATCTAATCAGTGTGTCAAAGTCTCAGCAGCGCGCTGATCTAGAACTCAACTATGTGGCGACGGTCTACAACGCGATCGCCATTGACGAATTTGAATTTTATCCCCAGCCCCAAGACCCTCCCTACTTAGCCTTTTTGGGGCGGATGTCGTCAGAAAAAGGGCCGCACCTGGCGATCGAAATTGCTAAACGCAGCGGCTGGCCGCTGAAAATGGCTGGCAAAGTCGATGCTGAAGATCAAGCCTTTTTTGACAGCCAAGTTGCTCCGCACATCGACGGGCAGCAAATTGAATTTTTAGGGGAAGTCAGCCAGGCTGAGAAGAAAACCCTCATCGGCCAGGCCACGGCTACGCTGTTTCCGATTACCTGGCCCGAACCGTTTGGCCTGGTGATGACCGAGTCGATGGTGAGCGGTACTCCGGTAGTGGCGATGGCCATTGGCTCCGCCCCTGAGGTTGTGGCCGATGGCAAGACTGGGTTTCTTTGCCAAAGCGTTGACGATTGCATTGAGGCCGTGGCGCAAATTCATCGCCTCAGCCGCCAGGCTTGCCGCGACCATGTGGCGCTTAACTTTAGCGTGGCAAAGATGGTTGACGGTTATGAGGCGGTCTACCGCCAGTTGCTGCGCGATCGCACCAAACCCAGCTTTGGCCCCCAACGTCGCGTTGTCGATCTGCGCCCAGCCCGCCCAACGTTGGCCCGCATCGATGCCTAG
- a CDS encoding amylo-alpha-1,6-glucosidase — MTESSKSNVSDLEFDPAESPLNLVELDGRTFAPAQQVPIPEWPCTTIPRQQPTLTLKDNDLFLITDTLGNISGCDDDQVLSSLGLFCRDSRFLSRLELQIEGQPPILLSSTSQRGFALSALCANPYVEGADGRREIRAETIGIQRDLVLQGGLFEELALTNYSTEPVEFELSLSFDADFADLFEIRGRVRQQTGTLLRSVQVSAETAEPLVASAGSLVAGERGELTLAYQGVDQLLMESRIQFYQRPPDRFKGYTAIWRVALQPHATEVLGYRLQPFLDGHPTSSVGLPATLSQALAAETMEEQLWREDVTCIRTDNRALNQIIERAEQDIYLLGQTFGDGRILSAGVPWFATLFGRDSIIAAMQTLMFNPALARQTLAVLAEYQGQKQDDWREEEPGKILHELRFGEMSRSGEVPHTPYYGTVDATPLWLMLYADYYAWKGDRALLEELWPNALAAMDWIDRSSEATGYVTYYCKSSGGLGNQGWKDSGDCMVDAAGKLAEGPIALSEVQGYVYAAKVRLASLAELMQRPDLRDRWQAEAQDLKARFERDFWLPDQGYVALALDGQGKPVDSITSNPGHCLGLGILSPDKARSVAERLQAPDMFSGWGIRTLSSSSPAYNPMGYHVGSVWPHDNGMIAAGLRSLGHIDQALEIAQGIFDMTTVQPYQCPPELFCGFERTPTNRPVRYPVACSPQAWATGTVFQLLQIMVNLVPDVANNRLYILQPTLPPSVSYMSVNNFKVGQTLLDLEFERSLEATACRVVRKRGNLRVVIEV, encoded by the coding sequence ATGACTGAATCGTCTAAGTCCAATGTGAGTGATCTGGAGTTTGACCCAGCCGAGTCTCCCCTCAACCTGGTCGAACTCGATGGTCGCACCTTTGCCCCGGCTCAGCAGGTACCGATTCCCGAGTGGCCCTGCACAACTATTCCGCGGCAGCAGCCTACCCTGACCCTCAAGGACAACGACCTATTCTTAATCACCGACACCCTGGGCAATATCTCTGGCTGTGACGATGATCAGGTGCTGTCAAGTCTGGGACTGTTTTGTCGAGATTCTCGATTTCTCAGTCGGCTAGAACTCCAGATTGAGGGGCAGCCACCCATTTTGCTCAGCAGCACGTCCCAGCGGGGGTTTGCTCTGTCGGCCCTCTGCGCCAACCCTTACGTTGAGGGTGCCGACGGGCGGCGCGAAATTCGGGCTGAAACCATTGGCATCCAGCGCGATCTGGTGTTGCAAGGGGGGCTGTTTGAAGAACTGGCCCTGACCAACTACAGCACCGAACCGGTGGAATTTGAGCTGAGTTTGAGCTTTGACGCCGATTTTGCCGATTTGTTTGAGATTCGGGGGCGCGTGCGGCAGCAAACCGGCACGCTGCTGCGCTCTGTTCAGGTGTCAGCAGAAACCGCTGAACCGTTGGTGGCTTCTGCTGGTAGCCTCGTGGCTGGCGAGCGGGGCGAACTCACCCTGGCCTACCAGGGGGTCGACCAGCTGTTAATGGAGTCGAGAATTCAGTTTTACCAACGGCCACCCGACCGGTTTAAGGGCTATACGGCAATCTGGCGGGTGGCGCTACAGCCCCATGCCACCGAGGTGTTGGGCTATCGCCTCCAGCCTTTTTTAGACGGGCATCCCACATCGTCGGTGGGCCTGCCGGCGACGCTGAGCCAGGCGCTGGCGGCAGAAACCATGGAAGAGCAGCTCTGGCGCGAGGATGTGACCTGCATTCGCACCGATAACCGTGCCCTCAACCAGATCATTGAGCGGGCTGAGCAAGACATTTACCTGCTGGGGCAAACCTTCGGCGACGGCAGAATACTCTCGGCGGGGGTACCGTGGTTTGCCACGCTGTTTGGTCGCGACTCGATTATCGCCGCCATGCAAACTCTAATGTTTAACCCCGCCCTGGCCCGTCAAACCCTGGCGGTGCTGGCCGAATACCAGGGTCAAAAGCAGGATGACTGGCGCGAAGAGGAGCCGGGCAAAATTTTGCATGAGCTGCGGTTTGGCGAGATGTCGCGCAGTGGCGAGGTGCCCCACACCCCCTACTACGGCACGGTAGATGCTACTCCCCTATGGCTGATGCTCTACGCCGACTACTACGCTTGGAAGGGCGATCGCGCTCTGCTGGAGGAACTCTGGCCCAACGCCCTAGCCGCCATGGACTGGATTGATCGCAGCAGCGAAGCCACTGGCTATGTGACCTACTACTGCAAGTCGTCGGGGGGGCTAGGCAACCAGGGCTGGAAAGACTCGGGCGACTGCATGGTAGATGCGGCGGGCAAACTGGCGGAGGGGCCGATCGCCCTTTCGGAGGTGCAGGGTTACGTCTACGCCGCCAAGGTGCGGCTGGCCTCCTTAGCCGAGTTGATGCAGCGGCCCGATCTGCGCGATCGCTGGCAGGCAGAGGCCCAGGATCTCAAAGCTCGCTTTGAGCGCGACTTTTGGTTGCCCGACCAGGGCTATGTGGCCCTCGCCCTCGATGGCCAAGGCAAGCCGGTCGACAGCATTACCTCTAACCCAGGCCACTGTCTAGGGCTGGGCATTCTCTCGCCCGACAAGGCCCGCAGCGTGGCCGAGCGGTTGCAGGCTCCCGATATGTTTAGCGGCTGGGGCATTCGCACCCTGAGCAGCAGTTCGCCTGCCTACAACCCCATGGGCTACCACGTGGGCTCGGTGTGGCCCCACGACAACGGCATGATCGCCGCCGGTCTGCGGTCGCTGGGGCACATAGATCAGGCCCTCGAAATTGCCCAGGGCATTTTTGACATGACCACTGTGCAACCCTACCAGTGCCCGCCGGAGCTATTCTGCGGCTTTGAGCGCACTCCCACCAACCGACCGGTGCGTTACCCGGTGGCTTGTTCGCCCCAGGCCTGGGCTACGGGCACAGTGTTTCAGCTGCTGCAAATTATGGTCAACCTGGTACCCGACGTGGCCAACAACCGCCTGTATATTTTGCAGCCCACCCTGCCCCCCTCGGTCAGCTATATGTCGGTCAACAACTTTAAGGTGGGGCAAACCCTATTAGACCTTGAGTTTGAGCGCTCCCTCGAAGCCACCGCCTGCCGGGTAGTGCGCAAGCGGGGCAACCTTCGGGTGGTAATTGAGGTGTAA
- a CDS encoding sterol desaturase family protein, protein MREQSFEFYNAALFAVILARYFVVAGAVYWFFYSSFSPKLINQRLRHRSPSWPMIRHDIKLSVLSAAVFAVAAAFVLSVYHQGVTRLYTDPHTYGLWYLGASYGAVLILQDAYFYFTHRLFHHPRLFRWLHQGHHRSRYPTPWTSFAFDPLEAVVQALFLVGLVFVLPLHFITMIAVLTTMTVWAVLNHLGPDRLPALFPHHWLGQWVIGPAHHSIHHLKYTVHYGLYFTFWDRLVGTQDVSYRQVLSGAGPETSEVD, encoded by the coding sequence TTGAGAGAACAATCCTTCGAGTTTTATAATGCGGCTCTGTTTGCCGTCATTCTGGCCCGCTATTTTGTGGTGGCGGGGGCGGTCTACTGGTTCTTTTATTCATCCTTTAGCCCAAAACTAATCAACCAACGGCTGCGGCATCGGTCTCCCTCCTGGCCGATGATTCGTCACGATATTAAGCTGTCTGTGCTGTCGGCGGCGGTGTTTGCCGTAGCGGCGGCGTTTGTGCTTTCGGTTTACCACCAAGGGGTAACTCGCCTCTACACCGACCCCCACACCTACGGGCTGTGGTACCTAGGGGCAAGCTATGGAGCGGTGCTGATTTTACAAGACGCCTACTTTTACTTCACCCATCGGTTGTTTCATCATCCCCGGCTGTTTCGCTGGCTACACCAGGGCCACCACCGATCGCGCTACCCCACCCCCTGGACCTCCTTCGCCTTTGACCCCCTAGAAGCTGTTGTTCAGGCCCTATTTTTGGTTGGGCTGGTGTTTGTGCTGCCGCTGCACTTCATCACCATGATTGCGGTGCTGACCACGATGACCGTGTGGGCGGTTTTAAACCACCTCGGACCCGATCGCCTACCGGCCCTGTTTCCCCACCACTGGCTTGGGCAGTGGGTGATTGGCCCGGCCCACCATTCCATTCACCACCTCAAGTACACGGTCCATTACGGCCTCTATTTCACCTTTTGGGATCGGCTGGTTGGCACCCAAGATGTCAGCTATCGGCAGGTTTTGAGCGGTGCTGGGCCAGAAACAAGCGAGGTCGATTAG
- a CDS encoding DUF2254 domain-containing protein produces the protein MKYAQLDKLWDSLRSSFWFVPTLMVGLSIALSFFTIGIDHRLEADAINHVSWAYALGPSGSRAVLSAIAGSMVSVATTAFSITIVALQLASSQFGPRLLRNFMQDTGNQVVLGTFISTFVYSLMVLRTVNEVEGREFVPHVAVTCALGLAIASIGVLIYFLHHAASSIQVDHIITAVGHDLEEAIDRLFPTPFGQGQPDLTPATAVVERLADFEHSAHRVKAKTSGYIQVIDEHQLMAIATEHDLIIQVRQQPGRFVVQGCDLMRILPAESIDSSLEAQIDQTLVIGSKRTNQQELEFSITQLVEIAVRALSPGINDPFTAIRCIDQLSATLAQLAQQQMPWPYRYDEQNQLRVLTPPIAFGDITDAAFNQIRQNGRSSVAVTLRLLEAIAVIAPFTQQEADRAALRRHAQMIERGSQEAIYEPLDRQDIQTQYVATMAAIEPVEAKLNPKPGLAVSSP, from the coding sequence ATGAAATACGCCCAGTTAGACAAACTATGGGATTCGTTACGTTCAAGCTTTTGGTTTGTGCCCACGCTGATGGTGGGGCTGTCGATCGCACTGTCGTTTTTTACCATTGGCATTGACCACCGGCTAGAGGCTGACGCCATCAACCATGTGAGCTGGGCCTATGCGCTCGGGCCGAGCGGGTCGCGGGCGGTGCTATCGGCGATCGCCGGTTCCATGGTGAGTGTGGCCACCACGGCTTTTTCGATCACCATTGTGGCGCTTCAGCTAGCGTCATCTCAGTTTGGCCCCCGCCTGCTGCGAAACTTTATGCAAGACACCGGCAACCAGGTGGTGTTGGGCACCTTCATTTCAACCTTTGTCTATAGCCTGATGGTGCTGCGCACGGTCAACGAAGTTGAGGGGCGCGAGTTTGTGCCCCACGTAGCGGTGACCTGTGCGCTGGGGCTAGCGATCGCCAGTATTGGCGTCTTGATCTATTTTCTGCACCACGCGGCCTCATCCATTCAGGTCGACCACATCATTACCGCCGTGGGCCACGATCTAGAAGAAGCTATAGACCGGCTGTTTCCTACCCCCTTCGGCCAGGGGCAACCCGACCTAACCCCCGCCACTGCTGTCGTTGAGCGGTTGGCCGACTTTGAGCACTCGGCGCACCGGGTCAAGGCCAAGACCAGCGGCTACATTCAAGTCATCGATGAACACCAGCTGATGGCGATCGCCACCGAGCACGATCTGATCATTCAGGTGCGGCAACAGCCGGGGCGGTTTGTGGTGCAGGGCTGCGACCTCATGCGAATTTTGCCTGCTGAATCAATAGATTCGAGCCTAGAAGCCCAGATCGATCAAACCTTGGTGATTGGCTCTAAGCGCACCAATCAGCAAGAGTTAGAGTTTTCGATTACTCAGCTGGTCGAAATTGCCGTACGGGCACTGTCACCCGGCATCAACGACCCGTTTACAGCCATCCGCTGTATCGATCAGCTCAGCGCTACTCTAGCCCAACTGGCCCAGCAGCAGATGCCATGGCCCTACCGGTACGATGAGCAAAATCAGCTGCGAGTGTTGACGCCTCCCATCGCCTTTGGCGATATCACCGATGCGGCCTTCAACCAGATTCGGCAAAACGGGCGATCGAGCGTGGCGGTTACCCTCCGATTGCTAGAGGCGATCGCGGTGATTGCCCCCTTCACTCAGCAAGAGGCCGACCGGGCCGCTCTGCGTCGTCACGCCCAGATGATTGAACGGGGCAGCCAGGAGGCCATCTACGAACCCCTAGACCGACAGGATATTCAAACTCAATACGTGGCGACTATGGCGGCGATCGAGCCGGTTGAAGCCAAACTCAACCCTAAACCGGGTCTGGCGGTCAGCTCACCCTAA
- a CDS encoding DUF1830 domain-containing protein, with protein MAYILSLLATESPTKSTPPLLCYHINDTCTTQIVRVMRASVCHFERIIFAGERILFEAFPDSYLEISSSLLGETLTSQIACRLLQVSEWAEA; from the coding sequence ATGGCCTACATTCTATCTTTGCTAGCAACTGAGTCACCGACAAAGTCGACACCGCCTTTGCTCTGCTACCACATTAATGATACTTGTACTACTCAAATTGTTCGCGTCATGCGGGCATCAGTGTGCCATTTTGAGCGTATTATCTTCGCCGGAGAACGCATTTTATTTGAAGCATTTCCAGATTCTTATCTAGAAATCTCGTCATCTCTGCTCGGCGAAACTCTAACCAGCCAAATCGCCTGCCGACTACTGCAAGTCAGTGAGTGGGCTGAGGCCTAA